The Desulfuromonas versatilis genome has a segment encoding these proteins:
- a CDS encoding phosphohexomutase domain-containing protein has product MKLSCFKAYDIRGRIPDELNEDVAYRIGRACAEFLQPSRMVVGRDVRLTSEGLGAALARGLTEGGVDVFDIGLCGTEEIYFATFHEKMDGGIMVTASHNPMDYNGMKLVREGSKPISGDSGLERIRQLTAAGRFAPVGRQGVVRPLESRPDYIRHLLDYVDVAALRPLKVVVNAGNGCAGPVIDLLERHLPFEFIKVFHAPDGTFPNGIPNPLLPENRGATAAAVREHGADVGIAWDGDFDRCFLFDEQGGFIEGYYIVGLLASALLVHHPGARIIHDPRLTWNTIDLVAAAGGIAVQSKTGHAFIKERMRAEDAVYGGEMSAHHYFRKFAYCDSGMIPWLLVLELMSRTGKPLSALVSERMKAYPASGEINRRLADPQAAIRRVEEHYRPAALLVEHVDGLSMAFENWRFNLRCSNTEPVLRLNVEARGDARVMEARTREILGMLDG; this is encoded by the coding sequence ATGAAATTGAGCTGTTTCAAGGCGTATGACATCCGCGGCCGGATTCCCGACGAACTCAACGAGGACGTCGCCTACCGGATCGGGCGGGCCTGTGCCGAGTTTCTCCAGCCGTCGCGGATGGTGGTGGGGCGCGACGTGCGCCTGACCAGCGAAGGGCTCGGCGCCGCTCTCGCTCGCGGCCTCACCGAAGGGGGAGTCGACGTCTTCGATATCGGCCTTTGCGGCACCGAAGAAATTTATTTCGCGACCTTCCACGAAAAAATGGACGGCGGCATCATGGTAACGGCCAGCCACAACCCCATGGACTACAACGGGATGAAGCTGGTTCGCGAGGGCTCCAAGCCGATCAGCGGCGACAGCGGCCTGGAACGCATCCGCCAGCTGACGGCCGCGGGCCGCTTCGCCCCCGTAGGGCGCCAAGGAGTGGTCCGGCCCCTGGAGAGCAGGCCGGACTACATCCGGCACCTGCTTGATTACGTCGACGTGGCGGCGCTGCGCCCCCTCAAGGTGGTGGTCAACGCCGGCAACGGCTGCGCCGGGCCGGTGATCGACCTGCTGGAGAGGCACCTGCCCTTTGAATTCATCAAGGTCTTTCATGCACCCGACGGCACCTTCCCCAACGGCATCCCCAACCCCCTGCTTCCGGAAAACCGCGGAGCGACCGCTGCTGCCGTGCGCGAGCATGGCGCGGACGTAGGCATCGCCTGGGACGGTGATTTCGATCGCTGCTTTCTCTTCGACGAACAGGGCGGCTTCATCGAAGGGTACTACATCGTCGGCCTGCTTGCCTCGGCGCTTCTGGTCCACCACCCGGGCGCGCGCATCATTCACGATCCGCGCTTGACCTGGAACACCATCGACCTGGTCGCTGCCGCCGGAGGTATAGCGGTGCAGAGCAAGACCGGCCACGCCTTCATCAAGGAGCGGATGCGGGCCGAGGACGCTGTCTACGGGGGGGAGATGAGCGCCCATCACTATTTCAGGAAGTTCGCCTACTGCGACAGCGGCATGATCCCCTGGTTGCTGGTCCTGGAATTGATGTCTCGAACCGGCAAGCCGCTGTCGGCCCTGGTCAGCGAACGGATGAAGGCCTATCCGGCCAGCGGCGAGATCAACCGGCGCCTGGCGGACCCCCAGGCGGCCATTCGCCGGGTCGAGGAGCATTATCGCCCCGCGGCCCTGCTGGTCGAACATGTCGACGGGTTGAGCATGGCCTTCGAAAACTGGCGGTTCAACCTGCGCTGTTCCAACACCGAACCGGTTTTGCGCCTCAACGTCGAGGCCCGGGGTGATGCCCGGGTGATGGAGGCCCGAACCCGGGAGATCCTCGGCATGCTCGATGGTTAA
- a CDS encoding mannose-1-phosphate guanylyltransferase/mannose-6-phosphate isomerase, which produces MIIPVILSGGAGTRLWPLSRELYPKQLLPLVDEGTMLQNTVGRLAGVSDLAAPLVVCNESHRFMVAEQLRLVERPASAIILEPVGRNTAPAVAVAALQALADGDDPLLLVLPADHVIRDAASLCTVVEGGRRLAEQGSLITFGVVPTGPETGYGYIKAGSALETGVDSPAYAVARFVEKPDLVTASRYLEEGGYFWNSGMFLFKASRYLEELERLAPAMVSACRGSFAGAVRDLDFTRLEPAAFAGCPSDSIDYAVMEKTADAVVLPLDAGWNDVGSWSALWEVGTRDGDGNVLRGDVLVQDSRNCYLHADNRMIAAVGLEDHVVVETADAVLVARRDRVQDVKAIVEQLKARKRGEALLHRRVNRPWGSYESIDSAERFQVKRISVKPGASLSLQKHHHRAEHWVVVRGTARITRGEEVFLLSENQSTYIPLGVVHRLENPGKIDLEIIEVQSGSYLQEDDIERMEDVYGR; this is translated from the coding sequence ATGATCATTCCCGTAATTCTTTCCGGTGGGGCGGGTACCCGCTTGTGGCCCCTGTCTCGAGAACTCTACCCCAAGCAGCTGCTGCCCCTGGTCGACGAGGGGACCATGCTGCAAAATACCGTCGGCCGCCTGGCGGGCGTCAGCGATCTGGCCGCGCCCCTGGTGGTCTGCAACGAGAGCCACCGTTTCATGGTGGCGGAACAGCTTCGGCTGGTGGAGCGCCCCGCCAGCGCGATCATCCTTGAGCCGGTTGGGCGCAACACGGCGCCAGCCGTGGCGGTGGCCGCCCTGCAGGCCCTTGCCGACGGGGATGACCCCTTGCTGCTGGTGCTCCCAGCCGATCACGTGATTCGCGACGCCGCGTCGCTGTGCACCGTGGTGGAGGGCGGGCGGCGCCTTGCCGAGCAGGGGAGCCTGATCACCTTCGGGGTGGTCCCCACCGGTCCGGAGACCGGCTACGGCTATATCAAGGCCGGGTCGGCCCTGGAGACGGGAGTGGACTCCCCTGCCTATGCGGTCGCCCGCTTCGTCGAGAAGCCCGACCTGGTCACTGCATCGCGCTATCTCGAGGAAGGCGGCTACTTCTGGAACAGCGGGATGTTCCTGTTCAAAGCCTCCCGTTACCTTGAGGAGCTGGAGCGGCTGGCCCCCGCCATGGTTTCGGCCTGCCGGGGCTCCTTTGCCGGTGCGGTGCGGGATCTTGACTTCACCCGGCTGGAACCCGCCGCCTTCGCCGGCTGTCCAAGCGACTCCATCGACTATGCGGTCATGGAAAAAACCGCCGATGCGGTGGTGCTCCCCCTGGATGCCGGTTGGAACGATGTGGGGTCCTGGTCCGCACTCTGGGAGGTCGGCACCCGCGACGGTGACGGCAACGTGCTGCGCGGCGATGTGCTGGTGCAGGATTCGCGCAACTGCTACCTGCATGCGGACAACCGGATGATCGCCGCCGTCGGCCTGGAGGATCACGTGGTGGTCGAAACCGCCGACGCGGTGCTGGTGGCCCGTCGCGACCGGGTCCAGGACGTCAAGGCGATCGTCGAGCAGCTCAAGGCCCGCAAACGCGGCGAGGCCCTGCTGCATCGGCGGGTCAACCGTCCCTGGGGGTCTTACGAAAGCATCGACAGCGCCGAACGCTTCCAGGTCAAGCGGATTTCGGTGAAGCCCGGAGCCTCGCTCTCGCTGCAGAAACATCATCATCGGGCGGAACACTGGGTGGTGGTCCGCGGCACCGCGCGCATCACCCGCGGGGAGGAGGTTTTCCTGCTTTCGGAGAACCAGTCGACCTACATCCCGCTGGGGGTCGTGCACCGCCTGGAAAACCCCGGGAAGATCGACCTGGAGATCATCGAGGTGCAGTCGGGAAGTTATCTCCAGGAAGACGACATCGAACGGATGGAGGACGTCTACGGACGCTGA
- the rfbC gene encoding dTDP-4-dehydrorhamnose 3,5-epimerase, translating into MRTLRTSIADVLLIEPRVFGDVRGFFLESFNQRGWEEATGLQTRFVQDNHSRSVRGTLRGLHYQVHRPQGKLVRVVSGEVFDVAVDLRRSSPDFGKWVGAHLSAENMRQMWIPEGFAHGFLVLSEVADFLYKATDYYCPEHERCIAWNDPDLGIEWPIEGQPLVSAKDAAGGSFRIAETY; encoded by the coding sequence ATGCGAACCCTCCGCACCTCGATAGCCGACGTTCTGCTTATCGAGCCGCGCGTTTTCGGGGACGTCCGGGGGTTTTTCCTCGAAAGCTTCAACCAGAGGGGCTGGGAGGAGGCCACCGGTCTGCAGACCCGATTTGTCCAGGACAACCATTCCCGTTCGGTGCGGGGGACGTTGCGCGGGCTACATTACCAGGTCCACCGTCCCCAGGGGAAGCTGGTGAGGGTGGTCAGCGGCGAGGTCTTCGATGTCGCCGTGGACCTGCGGCGATCGTCCCCGGACTTCGGCAAATGGGTCGGGGCGCACCTGTCGGCCGAGAACATGCGCCAGATGTGGATTCCCGAAGGGTTTGCCCATGGCTTCCTGGTGCTTTCGGAAGTGGCCGACTTTCTCTACAAGGCCACGGATTATTACTGCCCCGAGCACGAGCGCTGCATCGCCTGGAACGATCCCGACCTGGGCATAGAATGGCCCATCGAGGGACAGCCCCTGGTGTCGGCCAAAGATGCCGCCGGGGGGAGCTTTCGAATAGCCGAGACCTATTGA
- the rfbA gene encoding glucose-1-phosphate thymidylyltransferase RfbA, which translates to MSGIKKGIVLAGGAGSRLYPLTLVASKQLQPVYDKPMIYYPLATLMRAGIREVLIISTPQDTPRFRDLLGDGSRFGIRISYAVQPEPKGIAQAFLVGEEFIGGDSVALILGDNIFYGRMELARLAQEFNGGGLVFGYAVKDPERYGVVEFDESGRALGIEEKPQRPKSHFAVPGLYFYDNRVIGITRELKPSPRGELEITDVNMEYLRRGELRVEKLERGIAWLDTGTHMSLLEASHFIGTLEARQGLKIACLEEIAFRKGFIDRAELRTIVENTPKSSYRDYLEMILRDGL; encoded by the coding sequence ATGTCCGGGATCAAAAAGGGAATCGTGCTGGCCGGCGGCGCCGGCAGTCGTCTTTACCCCTTGACGCTGGTAGCCAGCAAGCAGCTTCAGCCGGTTTACGACAAGCCGATGATCTACTATCCGCTGGCCACCCTGATGCGCGCAGGCATCCGTGAAGTGTTGATCATCTCCACCCCTCAGGACACTCCCCGCTTCCGTGACCTGCTTGGAGACGGCAGCCGCTTCGGGATCCGTATTTCCTACGCCGTGCAGCCCGAACCGAAAGGGATCGCCCAGGCATTCCTGGTCGGAGAGGAGTTCATCGGCGGCGATTCGGTGGCGCTGATTCTTGGCGACAACATCTTTTACGGCCGGATGGAACTGGCGCGCCTGGCCCAGGAATTCAATGGGGGCGGCCTGGTATTCGGTTATGCGGTCAAGGACCCCGAGCGCTACGGGGTCGTCGAGTTCGACGAGTCGGGGCGGGCCCTGGGGATCGAGGAGAAGCCGCAGCGGCCCAAGTCGCATTTCGCGGTGCCGGGTCTGTATTTCTATGACAACCGGGTGATCGGTATCACCCGCGAGCTCAAGCCTTCTCCCCGGGGGGAGCTGGAAATCACCGATGTTAACATGGAATACCTCAGGCGCGGCGAACTGCGGGTGGAAAAACTCGAACGGGGCATCGCCTGGCTGGATACCGGCACCCATATGAGCCTGCTCGAGGCGAGCCACTTCATCGGCACCCTGGAGGCCCGCCAGGGCCTGAAGATCGCCTGCCTGGAGGAGATCGCCTTCCGCAAGGGCTTTATCGATCGGGCCGAGTTGCGGACGATTGTCGAAAATACCCCCAAATCCAGCTATCGCGACTACCTGGAAATGATCCTGCGGGACGGCCTGTAA
- the rfbD gene encoding dTDP-4-dehydrorhamnose reductase: MRAAEMAGPRRLALVGAKGMLATMVAQNAPANWEILPLDLPEFDLTDEQGVRQTLTRLQPELILNCAAFTNVDACESQEELATRVNGVGAMHLARAAAALDATLVHISTDYVFDGLKAEPYLEQDAPDPRSAYGRSKLAGERAILASGLQRYFIIRTSWLYGPGGKNFVETILRLAAEREELRVVADQVGSPTYTGDLARALFRLLELEQVEGRSPYGIYHFANAGQCSWFDFAAEIVRLVREAGGPVKARQVAPIRTEDYPLPAQRPAYSVLSTAKYRAVTGQSVPPWQESLRHYLQTRTSN; this comes from the coding sequence ATGAGGGCCGCTGAAATGGCCGGCCCGCGGCGGCTTGCCCTGGTCGGGGCCAAGGGGATGCTGGCCACCATGGTGGCGCAGAATGCCCCCGCGAATTGGGAAATCCTGCCGCTGGATCTGCCGGAATTCGACCTGACCGATGAGCAGGGAGTTCGGCAAACCCTGACCCGGCTGCAGCCGGAGCTGATCCTCAACTGCGCCGCCTTCACCAATGTCGACGCCTGCGAGAGTCAGGAGGAGCTTGCCACCCGGGTCAATGGCGTCGGGGCAATGCACCTGGCCCGGGCCGCCGCAGCGCTCGACGCCACCCTGGTGCACATCTCCACCGATTATGTCTTCGACGGGCTGAAAGCCGAGCCTTACCTGGAGCAGGACGCGCCCGATCCCCGCTCTGCCTACGGGCGCTCCAAGCTCGCCGGCGAACGGGCCATTCTCGCCAGTGGGCTGCAGCGGTATTTCATCATCCGCACCAGCTGGCTTTATGGCCCCGGCGGAAAGAATTTTGTTGAAACCATCCTGCGCCTGGCCGCCGAGCGCGAGGAGCTGCGCGTCGTCGCCGACCAGGTCGGCTCCCCCACCTACACGGGGGATCTGGCCCGGGCGCTGTTCCGGCTCCTCGAGCTGGAACAGGTGGAGGGTCGAAGCCCTTACGGAATCTATCATTTTGCCAACGCCGGCCAGTGCAGCTGGTTCGATTTCGCCGCCGAAATAGTCCGCCTGGTCCGCGAGGCCGGGGGCCCGGTGAAGGCCCGGCAGGTGGCGCCGATTCGCACCGAGGACTATCCTCTGCCGGCCCAGCGGCCCGCCTATTCGGTTCTCAGCACGGCCAAGTATCGCGCGGTGACGGGGCAATCCGTTCCTCCCTGGCAGGAAAGCCTGCGGCATTACCTGCAAACACGAACATCCAACTGA
- the rfbB gene encoding dTDP-glucose 4,6-dehydratase yields MQNILVTGGCGFIGSNFVRLALGRLPDCRLVNLDKLTYAGNPANLADIAADPRYRFVQGDICDAPLVEKIFAEEGIDTVVHFAAESHVDRSIDGPAAFIQTNIVGTFTLLEAARRFWLGETSPGPAPATRRCFLHVSTDEVYGSLGETGLFTEQTPFDPRSPYSASKASSDHLVSAYFHTYGLPTVITNCSNNYGPYHFPEKLIPLIINNALNGKDLPVYGDGKNVRDWLYVVDHCSAILSVLRNGEPGQTYNIGGNNEKQNLEVVQTICDLLDEKVGPLPGGLPRRGLIKFVKDRPGHDRRYAIDANKIRTELGWSPSVSFEEGIRKTIDWYLANGAWIQSVLDGSYQEYYRKMYEGR; encoded by the coding sequence ATGCAGAACATCCTCGTGACCGGCGGCTGCGGTTTCATCGGCTCCAATTTCGTGCGCCTGGCCCTCGGCCGGCTCCCTGACTGCCGGCTGGTGAATCTCGACAAGCTGACCTACGCCGGAAATCCAGCGAACCTGGCGGACATCGCCGCCGATCCCCGCTACCGTTTCGTCCAGGGTGACATTTGTGATGCTCCCCTTGTCGAAAAGATCTTTGCCGAGGAGGGGATCGACACCGTCGTGCACTTTGCCGCCGAGTCCCACGTGGATCGCAGCATCGACGGCCCGGCGGCCTTCATCCAGACCAACATCGTCGGCACCTTCACTCTGCTGGAGGCCGCCCGCAGGTTCTGGCTGGGGGAGACTTCCCCCGGCCCGGCGCCCGCCACCCGGCGCTGTTTTCTGCACGTGTCCACCGATGAAGTTTACGGGTCGCTCGGTGAAACCGGCCTTTTCACCGAACAGACGCCCTTCGATCCTCGCTCCCCCTATTCGGCCAGCAAGGCCTCCTCGGATCACCTGGTCAGCGCCTACTTTCACACCTACGGGCTGCCGACCGTGATCACCAACTGCTCCAACAACTACGGTCCCTACCACTTTCCCGAAAAACTCATCCCTTTGATCATCAACAACGCCCTCAACGGCAAGGACCTGCCGGTTTACGGCGACGGGAAAAACGTGCGCGACTGGCTCTACGTGGTGGATCACTGCTCGGCCATCCTCAGTGTGTTGCGAAATGGCGAACCCGGGCAGACCTACAACATCGGGGGGAACAACGAAAAGCAGAACCTCGAGGTGGTCCAGACCATCTGCGACCTTCTGGACGAGAAGGTCGGCCCGTTGCCGGGAGGCCTGCCCAGGCGCGGCCTGATCAAGTTCGTCAAGGACCGCCCCGGCCACGACCGCCGCTATGCCATCGACGCCAACAAGATCAGGACCGAACTGGGCTGGTCCCCCTCGGTGAGCTTCGAGGAAGGCATCCGCAAGACCATCGACTGGTACCTTGCCAATGGGGCCTGGATCCAGTCCGTGCTCGACGGCTCCTATCAGGAATATTACCGAAAAATGTATGAGGGCCGCTGA
- a CDS encoding tyrosine-protein phosphatase, giving the protein MSPGGGLCLCGLRMEAGRGVDAQVNEIQAVHKPLEAKNSQSGVPAGLIDFHCHILPGIDDGPGSASESLKIARTLELAGFAEVYCTPHCIKGVWENTPAIVRRAVRDLQVLLDEAGILLKLRPGMEYYLDEFFPQFLTDPQTLGDSDYILVESPSRGIPDLIKENIFAAIRAGLKPVLAHPERHAMFAPQKEGSGVLFRVKRLLTRHRPVDAHYPAKPLLFALSDMGCCFQGNLGSFAGRYGKDVQQVGKQLLALGMYTHFGSDAHQPAGLSSMLEKGLIIADSEGAEGCPALFAAG; this is encoded by the coding sequence ATGAGCCCCGGCGGGGGCCTTTGCCTATGCGGGCTTCGGATGGAGGCGGGCAGGGGAGTCGATGCCCAGGTAAACGAAATACAGGCAGTACACAAACCTTTGGAAGCGAAGAACTCACAATCAGGCGTCCCGGCAGGGCTAATCGATTTTCACTGCCATATTCTACCCGGGATTGATGACGGGCCCGGTTCGGCCAGCGAGTCGTTGAAGATTGCCCGCACTCTGGAACTTGCCGGATTTGCAGAGGTCTACTGCACCCCCCACTGCATCAAGGGGGTGTGGGAAAACACGCCGGCGATTGTCCGCAGGGCCGTTCGGGATCTGCAGGTCTTGCTGGACGAAGCGGGGATTTTGCTGAAACTGCGGCCGGGGATGGAGTATTACCTCGATGAGTTTTTCCCCCAGTTTCTGACCGACCCGCAGACCCTCGGCGACAGCGACTACATCCTCGTCGAATCCCCCTCCCGCGGCATCCCCGACCTGATCAAGGAAAATATTTTCGCTGCCATTCGGGCTGGGCTCAAACCCGTTCTGGCTCACCCCGAGCGCCATGCCATGTTTGCTCCCCAGAAGGAAGGGAGCGGCGTGTTGTTCCGGGTCAAAAGGCTCCTCACCCGCCACCGCCCGGTGGATGCTCATTATCCCGCCAAACCACTGCTTTTCGCCCTCAGCGACATGGGGTGCTGTTTCCAGGGCAACCTCGGCAGCTTCGCCGGCCGTTACGGCAAGGATGTCCAGCAGGTGGGAAAACAACTGCTGGCCCTCGGCATGTACACCCACTTCGGCAGTGACGCTCACCAGCCCGCGGGCCTGAGTTCCATGCTCGAAAAGGGCCTCATAATCGCTGACAGCGAGGGAGCCGAAGGGTGTCCGGCGCTTTTCGCCGCCGGATGA
- a CDS encoding GumC family protein translates to MDTHKPDQYVHPEFEEVHLQDYLAVLRRRRKTILVAFFAVVFGVTLFTLLVKPVYEATATLHVRDEKVKGGLLTDLGLSRENPIETEIEILKSRTNAEEVVGRLHLNWSVERRSDGLEFEILEFLSSAEEPDYKVVLTGADSFEVKDDAGKVVATGRDGALARGDGMSLLLKGIRGESGDSFRLTLVPFSESVTALRDEVRASEVGKGTNIIKLSYRNTDPELARDVVNTLAQVYLDRSISLKTEEARKSVEFIEQQLEEVRGLLDTAEQSLEGFKTSTGVVRLDREAEALIERLTEAEKERSAVGLRKKQAEFAIEALETALARGETYAPAVLADEPVVAEMAKKLADLEVQKRGLLVEVTPAHPAAQAIQDQIAGIQRKLLSTFTSSRNAMALRIAALSDEMARYEAELKKLPKAEQELARLTRFATVNAEIYTFLLQKHEEARIARAATISNIIVIDPAVSPDKPVKPQKKKNLLLGIIVGGMLGVGLAFFREYMDDTLKDPDAIKRVMGKPILATIPHIEGKKGEQQGRKGSLVAHLEPKSPAAEAFRSLRTALNYSRINESHKVILVTSSFPGEGKSTIASNLAVILAQTGARVILLGCDLRKATLHEVFGTPKTPGLTEILAKQADFEGALHNAGIENFDFINAGASPPNPAELLDSKQMRQLLGELKEIYDHVVIDAPPSLLVTDTQILCSMADLVVAVMELGRVPLKAARQLREVLESVSAPFAGMVLNDKTRKQEAYYGSYGYYGSYGYYGDGSEETTKKRKWLKKRD, encoded by the coding sequence ATGGATACTCATAAGCCCGATCAGTATGTCCACCCCGAGTTCGAGGAAGTTCACCTGCAGGATTATCTCGCGGTCCTGCGCCGGCGAAGAAAAACCATCCTGGTCGCGTTTTTCGCGGTGGTCTTCGGCGTGACCCTGTTCACACTGCTGGTCAAGCCGGTTTACGAGGCTACGGCAACCCTGCACGTACGGGACGAAAAGGTCAAGGGGGGGCTGCTCACCGATCTCGGGCTCTCCCGCGAAAACCCCATCGAAACAGAAATCGAAATACTCAAATCCCGCACCAACGCCGAGGAGGTCGTCGGCCGCCTTCATCTCAACTGGAGCGTAGAGCGGCGCAGCGACGGGCTTGAGTTCGAAATCCTCGAGTTTCTCTCCTCGGCCGAGGAGCCCGACTACAAGGTCGTGCTGACCGGCGCCGACAGTTTCGAGGTCAAGGACGATGCGGGCAAGGTGGTCGCCACCGGCAGAGACGGAGCCCTGGCCCGTGGGGACGGCATGTCCCTGCTGCTCAAGGGGATTCGGGGCGAATCCGGCGACAGCTTCCGGCTTACCCTGGTTCCGTTCAGCGAAAGTGTTACCGCGCTTCGCGATGAGGTTCGTGCTTCGGAGGTCGGCAAGGGGACCAACATCATCAAACTCTCCTACCGCAACACCGATCCGGAGCTCGCAAGGGACGTGGTCAATACCCTGGCGCAGGTTTACCTGGATCGCAGCATCTCCCTGAAAACCGAAGAGGCCCGCAAATCCGTCGAGTTCATCGAGCAGCAACTCGAAGAGGTGAGGGGTCTGCTCGACACCGCCGAACAGAGCCTCGAGGGGTTCAAAACCAGCACCGGGGTGGTGCGCCTTGACCGCGAAGCCGAGGCCCTGATCGAACGGCTCACCGAGGCCGAAAAGGAGCGCAGCGCGGTCGGCCTGCGGAAAAAACAGGCCGAGTTCGCCATCGAAGCTCTCGAGACGGCCCTGGCCCGGGGTGAAACCTATGCCCCGGCGGTTCTGGCCGACGAGCCCGTGGTTGCCGAAATGGCCAAGAAACTCGCCGACCTGGAGGTGCAGAAACGTGGCCTGTTGGTCGAGGTCACCCCGGCCCATCCCGCGGCCCAGGCCATCCAGGACCAGATCGCCGGCATCCAGCGCAAACTGCTGAGCACCTTCACTTCCTCCCGTAACGCCATGGCGCTGCGCATTGCTGCCCTGAGCGACGAGATGGCCCGCTACGAAGCAGAGCTGAAAAAGCTTCCCAAGGCCGAGCAGGAACTGGCCCGTTTGACCCGCTTCGCCACGGTCAATGCCGAAATTTACACGTTTTTGCTGCAGAAACACGAGGAGGCGCGCATCGCCCGTGCCGCCACCATCAGCAACATCATCGTCATTGACCCCGCGGTCAGTCCCGACAAGCCGGTAAAGCCCCAGAAGAAGAAAAACCTTTTGCTCGGCATCATCGTCGGCGGGATGCTGGGGGTCGGCCTGGCCTTTTTCCGGGAGTACATGGACGACACCCTCAAGGACCCCGACGCCATCAAACGCGTCATGGGCAAGCCAATTCTTGCCACCATCCCCCACATCGAAGGGAAAAAGGGCGAGCAGCAGGGCCGCAAGGGGTCGCTGGTGGCCCATCTCGAACCCAAGTCGCCGGCCGCCGAGGCTTTCCGCAGCCTGCGTACCGCGCTCAACTACAGCAGGATCAATGAAAGCCACAAAGTGATTCTGGTCACCAGTTCCTTCCCGGGGGAGGGCAAATCGACCATCGCTTCCAACCTGGCGGTGATTCTCGCGCAGACCGGTGCCCGGGTCATCCTGCTCGGCTGCGACCTGCGCAAGGCTACCCTGCACGAAGTCTTCGGCACCCCGAAAACCCCGGGCCTGACCGAGATCCTGGCCAAGCAGGCCGACTTCGAGGGTGCCCTGCACAACGCCGGCATCGAAAATTTCGACTTCATCAACGCCGGGGCCAGTCCGCCCAACCCGGCCGAGCTTCTCGATTCCAAACAGATGCGGCAACTGCTTGGGGAACTCAAGGAAATCTACGACCACGTCGTAATCGACGCGCCTCCTTCGCTGCTGGTTACCGACACCCAGATCCTCTGTTCCATGGCCGATCTGGTCGTGGCGGTGATGGAACTCGGCCGGGTCCCCCTCAAGGCCGCCCGCCAGCTGCGGGAGGTCCTCGAATCCGTTTCCGCTCCCTTTGCCGGCATGGTCCTCAACGACAAGACCCGCAAGCAGGAGGCCTATTACGGCTCCTACGGGTACTATGGCTCCTACGGGTATTATGGCGACGGCTCCGAAGAGACAACGAAAAAGAGGAAGTGGTTGAAGAAACGGGACTGA
- a CDS encoding polysaccharide biosynthesis/export family protein has translation MLHARHRLLALALFLTLGQLFGCSSYVDLPAGTVKEVVDSPVVEQEAVEVAPLRRETEGSREYRVGPGDSLFINVNGRAELGSPQLTGNTKVVGSRVDGNGNIRLPLVGTVPVAGLTLSEIQTNLEQVFALYLNDPWVVVEVAEFKSQGVNLLGQFRVPGTYYMDRSYSLLEGLALGGGLLDTANLRSARLIRGQQTLPVDIYHLLRDGAGEQNVLLQAGDTIFVPDDRNQNVFVFGAVKKTGPVPMPNGQLNLVQALASAGLDETGGNQRFVRIIRSLSATRGQLLVLDLKKTLEGDSLPFPLVEGDIVYLPRSAVGNWNQAIQEILPSLQAISAVLQPFVQIKFLTEE, from the coding sequence ATGTTACATGCTCGGCATAGACTTCTGGCCTTGGCGCTTTTTTTGACTCTTGGTCAACTTTTCGGCTGTTCTTCTTACGTCGACCTGCCTGCCGGGACCGTCAAGGAGGTCGTCGATTCCCCCGTTGTCGAGCAGGAGGCGGTGGAAGTCGCCCCCCTGCGACGCGAAACAGAGGGCTCCCGGGAATACCGCGTCGGCCCGGGGGATTCGCTGTTCATTAACGTCAATGGCCGCGCCGAACTGGGCAGTCCGCAACTGACCGGCAACACCAAGGTTGTCGGCAGCCGTGTCGATGGCAACGGCAATATCCGCCTGCCCCTGGTCGGCACCGTGCCAGTAGCCGGCCTGACCCTGAGCGAAATCCAGACGAATCTCGAACAGGTCTTTGCCCTGTACCTCAATGACCCCTGGGTCGTGGTGGAGGTGGCGGAGTTCAAAAGCCAGGGCGTCAACCTGCTTGGACAGTTCCGGGTGCCCGGAACCTATTACATGGATCGCTCCTATTCCCTGCTTGAGGGGTTGGCCCTCGGTGGCGGGCTTCTCGATACCGCCAATCTGCGCAGTGCGCGCCTCATTCGTGGCCAGCAGACCCTGCCAGTGGATATCTATCACCTGCTCCGTGACGGCGCCGGAGAGCAGAACGTCCTGCTGCAGGCAGGAGATACGATTTTCGTACCCGATGACCGCAATCAGAATGTTTTCGTTTTCGGCGCCGTCAAGAAAACCGGCCCCGTGCCCATGCCCAACGGCCAGTTGAACCTGGTCCAGGCCCTTGCCAGCGCCGGGCTCGACGAAACCGGAGGCAACCAACGGTTCGTGCGGATTATTCGCTCCCTGTCGGCGACCCGCGGTCAACTGCTGGTTCTCGACCTGAAAAAGACCCTGGAGGGAGACAGCCTGCCATTCCCCCTTGTGGAGGGGGACATCGTCTATTTGCCGCGCAGCGCGGTGGGGAACTGGAACCAGGCGATCCAGGAGATCCTGCCTTCCCTCCAGGCGATCAGTGCTGTGCTGCAGCCTTTCGTCCAGATCAAGTTTCTGACCGAGGAATAA